Proteins co-encoded in one Fusarium fujikuroi IMI 58289 draft genome, chromosome FFUJ_chr06 genomic window:
- a CDS encoding related to methyltransferase, whose amino-acid sequence MDPEPQSQTQAFPPSTRGDTMKHDGKPIDAKQSEASDQANAKASISVPSGAGITEQRVPGGSTELPLQPAKPFDIFKDVYGVSRTPGPPSSDTENQHRPITSPLTHPNGVSMFPGLSVTEQEAMSRQAFAQAEDNIVADSDEYSSIGDAGSDAGYGSDNMSTASTSIGSSVRDYMFENGRRYHSFRAGAYNFPNDDIEQEREDMKHAMVRLLSGQKLHFAPIDENLQNILDIGTGTGIWAIEMGEQYPSAHVLGIDLSPIQPTWLPPNVHFMVDDVESPWLHPQNHFDYVHSRHTVQGIKDWPQLFSNALQHIKPGGWMELQEIHHYPHHARTGDAVPPHEHPVAQYWTYINEGLAQLGVDFPAAAGGKLATKMQAAGFVNVTERIFHVPLGTWPKNQVLKTVGLYWRTILTDGLQAIALGPMSRGMGWSREQIEVFLVDVRRAYSDHTSLLYMPMHIVYGQKPY is encoded by the exons ATGGACCCAGAACCACAGAGCCAGACACAGGCATTCCCGCCTTCTACCCGAGGAGACACTATGAAACACGATGGCAAGCCAATTGATGCTAAACAATCAGAGGCCAGCGATCAAGCGAATGCCAAAGCAAGCATATCAGTTCCATCTGGAGCCGGCATTACCGAACAGAGAGTTCCTGGCGGCAGCACTGAGCTCCCATTGCAACCAGCAAAACccttcgacatcttcaaagaCGTGTATGGAGTTAGTCGTACGCCAGGCCCCCCAAGTTCAGATACAGAGAACCAGCATCGACCCATCACGTCTCCTCTTACTCACCCCAATGGTGTCTCCATGTTTCCAGGACTATCAGTTACGGAGCAAGAAGCCATGTCTCGACAAGCTTTTGCACAGGCGGAAGACAACATTGTTGCCGATAGTGACGAATACAGTTCCATAGGTGATGCTGGATCTGATGCCGGATACGGGAGCGACAATATGAGCACTGCAAGTACATCCATCGGGTCGTCTGTTCGGGACTACATGTTTGAGAATGGTCGTCGCTACCATAGCTTCCGAGCCGGTGCCTACAACTTCCCCAACGACGACATAGAACAAGAGAGGGAGGACATGAAACATGCAATGGTGAGACTTCTCTCGGGCCAGAAATTACATTTTGCGCCAATAGACGAAAATCTGCAAAACATACTTGATATTGGAACTGGCACAGGAATCTGGGCAATCGAAA TGGGAGAACAATACCCCAGTGCTCATGTTCTAGGCATCGATTTATCACCCATCCAACCGACATGGTTGCCGCCCAATGTTCACTTCATggttgacgatgttgagtctccttggcttcatcctcagaaTCATTTTGACTATGTACACTCTCGGCACACAGTTCAAGGCATCAAAGACTGGCCTCAACTTTTTAGTAATGCTCTCCA GCATATCAAGCCTGGAGGCTGGATGGAACTCCAAGAAATTCATCATTATCCCCACCATGCAAGAACAGGAGACGCTGTCCCGCCACACGAGCACCCAGTCGCACAGTATTGGACATACATTAATGAGGGGTTAGCACAGCTTGGTGTAGACTTCCCTGCGGCAGCAGGAGGTAAATTGGCTACAAAAATGCAGGCGGCTGGCTTCGTGAACGTCACGGAACGGATATTCCATGTGCCTCTTGGGACTTGGCCCAAGAATCAAGTGCTTAAGACTGTCGGACTGTACTGGCGCACCATACTGACGGATGGCTTACAAGCAATCGCATTGGGCCCCATGTCAAGGGGCATGGGCTGGAGCCGCGAGCAGATTGAGGTGTTTCTTGTCGATGTGCGAAGGGCGTATAGCGACCATACGTCCCTTTTGTATATGCCTATGCACATTGTCTATGGGCAAAAGCCATACTAA